DNA sequence from the Cyanobacteria bacterium FACHB-DQ100 genome:
TTTCTCTGGAACAGCAGGTTTAGTTAGATGACGCTGAAACCCGACGGAGATTGCTTGCTGCTGATCTAATTCTCCAGCGTAAGCGGTTAGCGCGATCACGGGAACTTGTTCACCATTGGGCAGGGAGCGAATCTGATTAAGCAACATATAGCCATCCATCTCTGGCATTCAAACGGGCGGCATGACAACTTTTCGAGCGATTCCTAGCGTTTTGAGCGTCTGAATTGCCCACCAAGTCACATCAATCTGCCACCATTTCCAGCCTGCTTTTGCCACATTCGGATGAGCATGATGATTATTGTGCCAACCTTCTCCAAATGCAAGCAGGGCTACCCACCAGAGATTACGCGACCCATCTTCGGTGTCAAAAGTTCGATTGCCAAATAGATGAGTGGCTGAGTTGATCAGCCAAGTTGTATGCCAAAGCAATACAATTCGAACAAATACACCATAGACGACGAATGACCAACCACCGATCGCATAAAGCAGCAGTCCAATCGGTAGTTGTAAGAGTAGGAAATAGCGATCGAGCCACAGGTAAAACGG
Encoded proteins:
- a CDS encoding response regulator, whose product is MPEMDGYMLLNQIRSLPNGEQVPVIALTAYAGELDQQQAISVGFQRHLTKPAVPEKVIAIVSELVASA